A single window of Bacteroidota bacterium DNA harbors:
- a CDS encoding PAS domain S-box protein produces the protein MTKLNDTPSVSTETLDNLPVAAIIFDNEKIHYINKAGFDILGLKNPSGFLKKQRSVFDFLLPAFHDPIRKNNIKILSGKPFERIDFSIKTPLGNVCDIESRSNRILFNGKPAIQTIILEITNRKQREQELLRKTELFNQINRHANDIFFKFEFYPKPHFTFISDSLHDILGYKKSDFIADPKFYEKVIHPEDKRKFIFSISDFNKFINSKQTGNTIRFFRKNKSTVWLETVYTPIRDSKGNIISIIGISRDVTEFKKTQDELINSNEKFNLISTNAREIIYFFTYQPKPKYIYMSPSVKQVLGYEPEVFYKDAFFISKKTIGKSNDLKRHEVIAASQQKRNAFKSKSVIYQVKSADGKILWMEDNVSPIMDEKGKVKFLFGIVRNITELKEKEAELNQKWSDYHQLLNESPMAFVIHDQGICRMCNKELLKILKAKNEKEVLGKNLINYIIPEQRLPALERIKHVLNGKELGFKPYKIVNTKNETVNIELRSVPVKYNGVNSVLTIIQDVSQKEIYEKERLRAEIAEEHNKNLIKEIELRKKVEEKLKQHEKEITLQAAKLSAIFESSSHLVWTVNNKLELTYFNNNYRNTFKKKYGIFPILGKQAFEFIPESFKKENKSLWHPYYKRVLEGEYVVFERRDKNNKGEEIFREVFLSPIKSEAGKVVEIACLAHDVTDSKKFEKQNIEKAAKLKAIFESGTHIMWTFNKENIYTSFNTNFSNAINDLYGKRPVLGMPLVTPSNPKEKQEYLKFWEGKAEKVFKGEIVEFITERLNRRGEKTFRQIYLHPIYDDKNNISEVSGMGIDITDKILNEQKVKNQTAKLQAIFDGGLHYIWTINQKNELTSFNHNYSRLIKLVYGLESKLGTVINKGKMVSKRAYNEWWNNQYKKAFAGETINFETTFTDKKNNKIFLEVFLNPVYEGGKIIEVSGIAHDISDRIKNAEQIKEQAAKLKAIFESGSQLIWTINHKKEITSFNQNYANAIYNLYGFYPQENKSIRQLGNGATKPYQEFWDEKYELAFSGVPAEFTTERFNRDGTKVYRQYVLYPIKDQNNQVIEVSGLGIDITENKRYEERITQSLKEKEILLKEVHHRVKNNMQVISSILNLQSSYVTDNYALNLLKESQNRIKTMAYIHESLYQNKTFSSINFSDYVTTLTNNILHSYTASIQKVRLVMDLQKVILNLDTSIPAGLIINELVTNSIKHAFNDEKEGIIFINLYTKDNILFLEVSDNGKGFPKEVDFKNTNSLGLQLVNTLVEQLNGNIELKENKEKGTGFFINFPM, from the coding sequence GTGACTAAGTTAAATGATACTCCGAGCGTAAGTACCGAAACTCTCGACAATTTACCGGTAGCTGCAATTATTTTCGATAATGAAAAAATTCATTATATCAATAAAGCAGGATTTGATATACTTGGTTTAAAGAATCCATCCGGCTTTTTAAAAAAGCAAAGAAGCGTTTTTGATTTTTTACTACCCGCTTTCCATGATCCCATTCGAAAAAATAATATTAAAATTTTAAGCGGTAAACCGTTTGAGAGAATCGATTTTAGTATTAAAACACCATTAGGAAACGTTTGCGATATAGAATCGCGCTCCAACAGAATTTTATTTAATGGAAAGCCGGCTATTCAAACGATCATTCTCGAGATAACAAATCGAAAGCAAAGAGAGCAAGAGTTATTAAGGAAAACGGAATTATTTAATCAAATAAACCGACACGCGAATGATATTTTTTTCAAATTCGAGTTTTATCCCAAACCGCACTTTACGTTTATTAGTGATTCTTTACATGACATTTTAGGTTATAAGAAAAGTGATTTTATTGCTGATCCAAAATTTTATGAAAAAGTCATTCATCCTGAGGACAAACGAAAGTTTATTTTTTCGATCAGCGACTTTAATAAATTTATCAATTCAAAGCAAACAGGAAACACCATTCGTTTTTTTAGAAAAAATAAGTCTACTGTTTGGTTAGAAACGGTTTATACGCCAATAAGAGATTCAAAAGGAAATATTATTTCGATAATCGGAATTAGCCGTGATGTTACTGAGTTTAAAAAAACACAGGATGAGCTTATTAACTCTAATGAAAAGTTCAATTTAATTTCAACGAATGCGCGTGAGATAATTTATTTTTTTACCTATCAGCCCAAACCAAAATACATTTACATGAGCCCCTCTGTAAAGCAAGTGTTAGGTTACGAGCCGGAAGTTTTTTATAAGGACGCTTTTTTTATTAGCAAAAAAACCATTGGTAAAAGCAATGATTTAAAGAGACACGAAGTTATCGCCGCTTCGCAACAAAAGCGAAACGCCTTCAAATCAAAGAGTGTTATTTATCAGGTTAAAAGTGCTGATGGCAAGATATTATGGATGGAAGACAATGTCTCGCCAATAATGGATGAAAAGGGAAAGGTTAAGTTTTTGTTCGGCATTGTAAGAAACATCACTGAGTTAAAAGAGAAAGAAGCGGAATTAAATCAAAAGTGGAGCGACTATCATCAATTATTAAATGAGTCGCCAATGGCCTTTGTTATTCACGACCAAGGAATCTGCCGGATGTGCAACAAGGAGCTTTTGAAAATACTGAAAGCAAAAAATGAGAAGGAGGTCCTCGGAAAAAACTTAATAAACTATATTATTCCTGAGCAACGTCTCCCCGCGCTTGAACGAATAAAGCATGTATTAAATGGTAAGGAACTTGGCTTTAAACCATACAAAATTGTAAATACAAAGAACGAAACCGTTAACATTGAATTAAGATCTGTTCCGGTAAAGTACAACGGAGTGAATTCGGTTTTAACTATTATACAAGACGTTTCGCAAAAGGAAATTTACGAAAAGGAGAGATTGCGTGCTGAGATTGCGGAAGAGCACAACAAGAACCTCATTAAAGAGATTGAGCTTAGAAAAAAGGTAGAAGAAAAATTAAAGCAGCACGAAAAGGAAATTACTTTGCAAGCTGCTAAGCTGAGCGCCATTTTCGAAAGCAGCTCCCATTTAGTTTGGACCGTAAACAATAAACTGGAGCTAACCTACTTCAATAATAATTACAGAAACACATTCAAGAAGAAATACGGCATATTTCCAATTTTAGGAAAACAAGCTTTTGAATTTATTCCTGAAAGTTTTAAAAAAGAAAATAAATCACTTTGGCATCCGTATTATAAGCGCGTTCTGGAAGGCGAGTATGTTGTGTTTGAAAGGCGCGATAAAAACAACAAAGGTGAAGAAATTTTCAGAGAGGTTTTTCTCAGTCCAATTAAAAGCGAAGCCGGAAAGGTTGTTGAAATCGCCTGCTTAGCACACGATGTTACCGATAGTAAAAAGTTTGAAAAGCAAAACATTGAAAAAGCCGCGAAACTAAAAGCTATTTTTGAGAGTGGTACTCATATCATGTGGACCTTCAACAAAGAAAATATTTATACTTCGTTTAATACGAATTTCTCGAACGCCATAAATGATTTATATGGTAAGCGACCGGTTTTGGGAATGCCTTTAGTTACTCCATCCAACCCAAAAGAAAAACAAGAATATTTAAAGTTTTGGGAGGGAAAAGCAGAAAAGGTATTTAAAGGAGAAATTGTTGAGTTCATTACAGAGCGCCTCAACCGAAGAGGAGAAAAAACATTCCGGCAAATTTATTTACATCCTATTTATGATGATAAAAATAATATTTCTGAAGTATCAGGAATGGGAATTGATATCACCGACAAAATATTGAATGAGCAAAAAGTAAAAAACCAAACCGCAAAACTTCAAGCTATTTTTGACGGGGGTTTGCATTACATCTGGACGATTAATCAGAAAAACGAGCTCACGTCTTTTAACCACAACTATTCGCGATTGATAAAATTAGTTTATGGTCTAGAATCAAAATTGGGTACGGTTATCAATAAGGGTAAAATGGTAAGTAAGCGCGCTTATAATGAGTGGTGGAATAATCAATATAAAAAAGCGTTTGCCGGAGAAACTATAAACTTTGAAACAACATTCACCGATAAAAAGAATAATAAAATATTTTTAGAAGTCTTCTTAAATCCGGTTTACGAAGGAGGAAAAATCATTGAGGTTTCCGGAATCGCTCATGACATATCGGACCGAATTAAAAATGCCGAACAAATTAAAGAACAAGCAGCAAAGCTAAAAGCTATTTTTGAGAGTGGAAGCCAATTAATTTGGACAATTAACCACAAAAAGGAAATAACATCCTTTAATCAGAATTATGCAAACGCAATTTATAACCTATATGGATTTTATCCGCAGGAAAACAAAAGTATTCGGCAGTTAGGAAACGGCGCCACTAAACCCTATCAAGAGTTTTGGGATGAAAAATATGAATTAGCCTTCTCGGGAGTTCCGGCAGAGTTTACAACCGAACGCTTTAACCGCGATGGCACTAAAGTATATCGTCAATATGTTTTGTATCCTATCAAAGATCAAAACAATCAAGTGATAGAGGTTTCCGGATTAGGAATTGATATTACGGAGAACAAACGTTACGAAGAAAGAATTACACAGTCACTGAAAGAGAAGGAAATTTTATTGAAGGAAGTTCATCATCGTGTAAAGAACAACATGCAGGTTATTTCAAGTATTCTTAACCTTCAGTCTTCTTACGTAACGGATAATTACGCATTGAATCTATTAAAGGAAAGCCAGAACCGAATTAAAACCATGGCCTATATTCATGAGTCATTGTATCAAAACAAAACGTTCTCGTCCATTAATTTCTCTGATTACGTTACTACTCTAACCAACAACATTCTTCATTCCTATACGGCATCTATTCAAAAGGTAAGGCTCGTGATGGATCTTCAAAAGGTGATTTTAAACCTCGACACATCAATTCCGGCCGGCTTAATCATAAACGAGCTGGTTACCAACTCCATTAAACACGCCTTTAACGACGAAAAAGAAGGAATTATTTTCATAAATTTGTATACTAAAGATAATATCTTATTTTTGGAAGTGTCGGATAACGGAAAGGGCTTCCCTAAAGAGGTGGACTTTAAAAACACCAACTCATTAGGTCTGCAACTTGTTAATACCCTTGTTGAACAATTAAACGGCAACATTGAACTTAAAGAAAATAAGGAAAAGGGCACCGGGTTTTTTATTAATTTCCCAATGTAA
- the nadA gene encoding quinolinate synthase NadA: MYKELLEKGYLEKKIDPALDLFEEIAHLKKTKNAVILAHYYQDADIQDIADYIGDSLGLAQQAQKSTADVILFAGVHFMAETAKILNPSKTVLIPDLKAGCSLADSCPPIPFEAFKKQHADHIVITYINCTAEIKALSDIICTSSNAVQIVESLPKDQKIIFAPDKNLGAYINKKTGRNMVLWDGACQVHEIFSLEKIVKLKATHPNAQLIAHPECEAAILEKADYIGSTTALLNYSKKSDCNEFIVATETGILHQMQKASPKKTFIPAPPNNNCACNDCPHMKLNTLEKIYIALKYGEPELKMDEKLIEAAKKPILKMLELSAKFGL, from the coding sequence ATGTATAAAGAACTTTTAGAAAAAGGTTACCTAGAAAAAAAAATTGATCCGGCACTTGATTTGTTTGAAGAAATTGCCCATCTTAAGAAAACGAAAAATGCGGTTATTCTTGCGCACTACTATCAAGATGCTGACATACAAGATATTGCCGACTATATTGGCGATAGTTTGGGTTTGGCTCAGCAAGCTCAAAAAAGTACAGCGGATGTTATTTTATTTGCGGGAGTTCATTTCATGGCCGAAACAGCAAAAATATTAAACCCTTCCAAAACAGTTTTAATTCCCGATTTAAAGGCGGGTTGTTCTTTAGCGGATAGTTGTCCTCCAATACCATTTGAAGCGTTTAAAAAGCAGCATGCTGATCATATTGTAATAACATATATTAATTGTACTGCCGAAATTAAAGCGTTGAGCGATATTATTTGTACCAGTAGTAACGCCGTACAAATTGTAGAGAGCTTACCAAAAGATCAAAAAATAATTTTTGCTCCCGATAAAAATTTAGGCGCTTACATCAATAAAAAAACGGGAAGAAATATGGTTTTATGGGATGGCGCTTGTCAGGTGCATGAGATTTTTTCATTAGAGAAAATTGTGAAATTAAAAGCCACACATCCCAATGCACAATTAATTGCGCATCCCGAATGTGAAGCGGCTATTTTAGAGAAAGCGGATTACATAGGAAGTACCACCGCTCTACTAAATTACAGTAAAAAATCAGATTGTAACGAATTTATAGTTGCTACTGAAACCGGTATTTTACATCAAATGCAAAAAGCAAGTCCTAAAAAAACATTCATTCCAGCGCCACCTAACAATAATTGCGCTTGTAATGATTGTCCGCATATGAAATTAAATACGCTCGAAAAAATATATATTGCTTTAAAATACGGTGAGCCTGAGTTAAAGATGGATGAAAAGCTGATTGAAGCCGCTAAAAAACCCATCTTAAAAATGTTGGAATTATCTGCCAAATTTGGCTTATAA
- the rpiB gene encoding ribose 5-phosphate isomerase B — MKVSIGSDHAGFDLKSELIKYLGSKGIQVIDKGCYSNDRADYPDHGHAVANTVASGECNFGIVICGSGNGINMSVNKHKGIRSALCWMPEIAALAKQHNNANVIALPARYLSTEEAIACLEAYMNAEFEGGRHQGRIDKIDVC, encoded by the coding sequence ATGAAAGTTTCAATTGGAAGCGACCACGCGGGATTTGATTTAAAATCCGAATTAATAAAATACTTGGGCTCAAAAGGTATTCAAGTTATTGATAAGGGTTGTTATAGTAACGATCGTGCCGATTATCCCGATCACGGACACGCTGTGGCAAATACCGTGGCTTCAGGAGAATGTAATTTCGGAATTGTAATTTGTGGCAGCGGAAACGGAATAAACATGAGTGTGAATAAACATAAGGGCATTAGAAGCGCTTTGTGTTGGATGCCTGAAATTGCGGCACTCGCCAAACAACACAATAACGCGAATGTAATTGCACTTCCTGCACGCTACTTAAGTACAGAGGAGGCGATAGCTTGTTTGGAAGCTTATATGAATGCCGAGTTTGAAGGCGGTCGTCACCAGGGAAGAATTGATAAAATTGATGTTTGCTAA
- a CDS encoding metallophosphoesterase: MLKRCLHILFFASVYVQAQVSIVKGPYLQTGTPNSIIVKWETNVKTDTKLSYGTNPASLNLSYTNSNSDTVHQVYIGGLNPYTKYFYAIGGSTFTLQGDTTNYFVTSPAHGTPGKYRFWITGDCGNGSTNQLDVKNKYLQYNGNRLTDGWLLLGDNAYDNGLDSEYNAKFFNIYQTDIMKHVVLWPSPGNHDYANALVSQNNHDISYYKIFNLPSGGEAGGVWSGTEAFYSYNYGNVHFVALDSYGHELNQYRLYDTLGPQISWLKQDLAANSLPWTVAYWHHPPYTMGSHNSDTEGELDSIRKNVLRILERYNVDFVFCGHSHSYERSKLMKGHFGYENSFNATQHHLSSSSALYNGSANSCPYIKNNTNKGTVYIVTGSAGSLGGQQTSFPHDAMCFSDATNGGSLIMDVNDNRVDFKFLCADGIVRDNFTVMKNAGKVFTYTLTTGQNATLTASWPGNYVWSNSSDTLRNHIIQVNGDTTIWVHDAFNCVADTFHIKSFTGVNELENNSIGLRAFPNPIKNQFTLEMNLKKETSLSVSLFSTEGKSFVLIKQQEFGPGLKSIPINTGDLYEGVYFLSVETPTKNYYKKLVIVR; this comes from the coding sequence ATGCTAAAACGTTGTTTACATATTTTATTTTTTGCATCGGTTTATGTGCAGGCTCAGGTTTCAATAGTTAAAGGGCCTTATTTACAAACCGGAACACCTAATTCTATCATTGTAAAATGGGAAACCAATGTAAAAACGGACACAAAATTAAGTTATGGAACAAATCCGGCTTCTTTAAATTTAAGTTACACCAACTCTAATTCGGATACGGTTCATCAGGTTTACATCGGCGGTTTAAATCCGTATACAAAATACTTTTACGCCATTGGGGGATCTACGTTTACATTACAAGGTGACACAACTAACTATTTTGTAACTTCTCCTGCCCATGGAACACCGGGAAAGTATCGTTTTTGGATTACAGGCGATTGCGGTAACGGCTCCACGAATCAATTAGATGTTAAAAACAAATATTTACAATATAACGGTAATCGCCTTACCGACGGATGGCTCTTGTTGGGTGATAACGCTTATGATAATGGTCTTGATTCAGAATACAACGCAAAGTTTTTTAACATATACCAAACCGATATTATGAAACACGTGGTACTTTGGCCTTCGCCGGGAAATCATGACTATGCTAATGCTTTAGTTTCACAAAACAACCACGATATCTCATATTATAAAATTTTTAATTTACCATCGGGTGGCGAAGCCGGTGGTGTATGGTCTGGCACCGAAGCGTTTTATTCTTATAATTATGGCAATGTACATTTCGTCGCGTTAGATTCATACGGGCACGAATTAAATCAATATCGCCTATACGATACGTTGGGCCCGCAAATAAGCTGGTTAAAACAAGACTTAGCGGCGAATAGTTTACCTTGGACCGTTGCGTATTGGCATCATCCGCCCTACACCATGGGTTCTCATAATTCAGATACAGAAGGAGAATTAGACAGTATCCGAAAAAATGTTTTACGAATTTTAGAGCGTTACAATGTCGATTTTGTTTTTTGCGGACACAGTCATTCGTATGAAAGAAGTAAATTAATGAAAGGGCACTTTGGTTATGAAAATTCATTTAATGCCACACAACATCATTTAAGTTCATCGAGCGCGCTGTATAACGGCAGCGCTAATTCTTGTCCTTATATTAAAAACAATACAAATAAAGGAACCGTTTATATTGTTACGGGATCTGCCGGTTCCTTAGGCGGACAACAAACAAGTTTTCCGCACGATGCCATGTGTTTTTCGGATGCAACAAACGGCGGCTCTTTAATAATGGACGTGAATGATAACCGTGTTGATTTTAAATTTTTATGCGCCGACGGAATCGTTCGCGATAATTTTACAGTGATGAAAAATGCCGGTAAAGTTTTTACCTATACCTTAACAACAGGACAAAACGCAACGCTCACTGCCTCTTGGCCCGGTAATTATGTATGGAGTAATAGCAGCGACACGTTAAGAAATCATATCATTCAAGTAAATGGAGACACTACTATTTGGGTACACGATGCGTTTAATTGTGTGGCGGATACTTTTCATATAAAAAGTTTTACCGGAGTCAATGAGTTGGAAAATAACAGCATTGGGCTGCGTGCCTTTCCAAATCCAATAAAAAATCAATTTACTCTTGAAATGAATTTGAAAAAAGAAACGTCTCTTTCCGTTAGTTTATTCTCGACGGAAGGGAAGTCTTTTGTTTTAATTAAACAACAAGAATTTGGTCCGGGATTAAAATCGATTCCGATAAATACAGGTGATTTGTATGAGGGAGTTTACTTTTTATCTGTAGAAACCCCAACAAAAAACTATTATAAAAAACTAGTGATAGTGCGTTAA